The following is a genomic window from Pseudopipra pipra isolate bDixPip1 chromosome 2, bDixPip1.hap1, whole genome shotgun sequence.
GGCAAAATCCCACCCAATACTTCCACTAGGAAGCATTATATAGAAGTCACTCTGAGCCTTCAACTCCAAGCTGACAACAAATaccaaactgggaggagctgtcaACTCCTCAAGGGCAGGGGGGGTTAGGGCTAGGGTTAAGGACAATGCTATCAGGCGcttggtgtgactcttggggtgtcctgtgcagggccaggagctggactcgatgatcctgatgggtcccttccaaatcagtatattctgtgattctatgatggGATCCTGGCCTCTTTGCCTACTGGGTCAGTATCACTGACTGCTCCATAGAACAGGCACTTACCTTCCTTATTTACACCATTGTTAACTGTCTGCTCGTTTTTCAGGGCGCTGTCCTCCTTGTTCAATTCTCTGTCTGAAAAGAGATCAGAGTATAGCTTCAGTCCCTCAGGAGCACACTCCATTACTTTTTCCCCTCACCAGCACAGgtcactgctctgtgctgcccagggctcagcagctGCTATCAGTAGAAGCTCTGTTTAAAATTTCTTTGTACACACACTTCAGAGAACATCATAGCCTTGCCTACTATTTCCTATCAGTAGAGCAGTGACCGCCTGTTACTTAAGTGCTGCagggtgtcctgtgcagaggTGCACTAACTCCCCTTCATGATGTTCCCACTATATAGTGCTacaaaataaagtattttattttctttaattcctCTAGTGTCCAAACTGACAACCTTTATCTATTGATCTGATTCTCTTTTGCCTGAACTGTATGTTTCCCTCCTTTCTACTTTAAGAGAGGCATAAAATAAACCTCCTTCTCCTATATCCACATCTATGTATGTAGAAAAAGTTACACAAGTGATAAGACAATCCCACACTACCTTCACCATCAGCTACACAATCCCTGTTTCTTCATATGGAGAAAGCTGTTCTACACCCATTACAACTCATGCAGGGAGAATAAGTGGCAAAACCCAGGGGGTTCTGggtttccttttccttactgtcagcattagggatttttttccttaataggAAAAAACTCTGCCTTCTCCAACCTCCTTATTATCAGCTACTTATGGAAAATGGTGGAAGAGTTAGTGAGTGAATGAATCAGTAGTGCAACagactgggaaaaaacccacatttttttttctgacttgaGCAATAATGATCAATTTCCCTAACCTTTTCGAGtaaaaagaacttttaaaaaaaatacaggtcCCCGAATTTCCTTGGAATTTACACTGACTgtattaagaaaacaaaactggagTTTTGCTTAACTGCCAGATGAATGAAGTCAAAAGACTGTCCTAGAGCATAAAAAAGCAAGTGGAAGATACTGCATCTAAAAATGGTGCTTCTCTAAGGAAAGAAGCCTGCTGTATCTCCCAAATAAGAATTTTGCAAGTTTGGAAGCATCCCATCTCTAAATTGGTGTGCTGATCTATTTGCCATCAACACAAAGCTTTGAAGCCGGAGCATTTTATTGTCTCAGGTCCTGTTTGAGGGTTTCTTTCCATCAGAAAGCAAAGCCCACCTACTCATCATGATATCCTATGAAAATACCCTTGCACTCTTTTGCCTGCAAATAAAAGGTGACATTAGACAAAAGGGTAATTTGCTTATTTACTGTAAAAAGGGGTTCCCTCATATACACTTAGGTCTTCTTCCCACAGTGGAGGTGGTGAGGTGGTTTCCAAACACAGCATGCAGCATCAGTCTCATCGTATCAAAAGGGAAGGTGAAGCCCCAAGAAGGTATTTGCTTTGTGCTGTTTACCAAACACAAGGTTCCAGGTCTTTTTGACTTCTCATCTAGTGATCTACCCATCCACATTTACTGTTCCTAAGACAACAGGTCCTTCTAGGCCAACAGGGGAATGGTAAACTCTATACTGAGAACATGCTAATATGTTTAGGACTGCAAAAGGCCAtgtacaaaattatttcctccCTCCAAGTTCTCCTGTTTTAGGGCATCATCTCACTTGTTACCTGCTTCAGGCCTTTCATTCTCACAATGAACAGGCTGTGAAAATATAGCTGCAAGGAAACAGAAATCCTTTTTAGAAATATGTATGGAGACAGCACAGTAGTCTGCAAAACGTGCAACTCACTCTTAAAGTGAAAACTTCATTATAACACTTTTAGCAGATACTTCTGAGAACCAGTATGTTATGCCACCTAAAGGACTCACAATTAATTTCAACTTTCCTCCAGCAACCACTTAAGGTCCCAGACCATGACCAACACTGTCTATACTTATGCCTACAGCTTTACAAAATCTTTCTCAAGTCAGTTTACTTAAGGTGATAAAGCTGCAGATTTGCCATAAAAAGCCAGAGAGAACATGCATTTGcttttttacttcatttatgTGTTGCACTAACACTGTGACTTTAAACTCTTTCTCTCTGTAGAACTTAAAGAACCTCTAATAGGAACATTCTAAAGCAAATTTAAGTGCAGTACCAAaatgagggggtttggggggcttcggtttttcttttttaaccttCAGATTCACCCATAGTCTCTAGACTTTAGTGATCTCTGAACCATGGGCTAGAACCACAGCTTTAACAAATGTTTGAGAATATCAAATGAAGTTTTTTACTTAAAATTCTGCTAAACAGCTCATAAGGGAGGTAGAAAGGGAGGacaaaatcccaaacaaaccaaatgacaaaaaaaatccaagcccTTGCTTTCATAGTGCTACCTCTCTACCTGTAGCAGCTTTTCCAGGCTCTTCAccatcacattttttaaatctccAAACTAAAAAAGCATTAAGAAACtttggaaattaaattaaagaacaaatcaagaaattaaatcaaataTAAAGAAAGTCTCTGCAAAGCAACACAGTAGTTTGCAATTCAAGAAACATCCTGCTCCAGGATGCTGACTGCAGCAGCTCATGTGAGATACCAGACCGAGTATCCCACGTGAAGACACTGTTAATTCAACACCAGAACACTCCAACAGGGCACTTGACTCTGCACCTGATGGTGGGAGCTTTGACTATTCCCCACTGAAACAGTGTTTGGTCTCGTAATAAAGTGTTTTTCAATAGTCTTCCCCTGTTCTCCCTAATCTGCTTAACTGTTTTGGGGTTTAATTTAGTTTAGTTCCTAAAAACAGACCACAGGTCCTGGCAACAAGAATCATACACGTCAAAGCTGGAACACGTTAGCCAAATTCACCCTTGTGAAAGGAGCACAGACTAAAGGAGTTGtccccttccttctctgctcACCGTATGGAGCAATTTCCATACTCCAACACATAGACACAGAAGCCACAGAACAGAATAATATTGCagcaaataaaaagagaaataaaaaacaaacaaacaaacaatcaacCAAAACCACTcaaacaaaacaccaagaaaaaaaacaaacaaaaaaccacaatgcAGATTAGAATGGACAGCAGAAGCTCAAGTGAAGATCTGGGCAGGAAGACAAGAATGCAGACCACTGATACTCTGTACTGCCTGCAGAGGAGCATCACAGAAATAAACCACGGGTGGGGAACAGACTGGCAACTAACAGAGGTGAGAAGTTCCTCCACTGACTGTCTCCTTCCCTCATCCTGGCTGTTACAAGAAGAAGGCAGGCCTGCAAAATGGAGTAAGAGTCAATCAAACATACTgctaaaagattttttttctgaaacaactGCAAGGGGTTAGAGAAGGCAAAGGAGAGAACTGCAGCTTGACCCAACGGGTGCAAGCATGCTCCAGAATCACACACCAAAAGCAAGGACCATAGTTCTGCACACCAGACTAACAACATGCTAAGCTAAATTAACAGCAAACTACTGCTAGTCTTATTTGATAAGAAATTTCCATGGGGAACACTGGGAATAAGCAATGCATCACATTCATATTCAGCCCTAAACACTTGATATGAATACTTAGAAAAgtttaggaaaataattaaCCAAATTTCTCAAAGAATTTtgtatcacagaatatgctgagttggaagggacccacaaagatcattgagtccaacccttagccctgcacaggaccatccccaaaagtctgagagtatcatccaaacacttcttgaactctgtcaggcttggtgctatgaccacttccctggggaacctgttccagtgcccaaacaccctctgggtgaagaactcttttctaatatccaacctaaacctcccctgacacaacttcaggccattccttcAGGccttgtcactggtcaccacagagaagagatcagtgcctgtccctcctcttcccctcacgaggaagttgtagactgcacAAACATGTAAGAATAAAAGAGACAGATAATATTAACCTCATTTCAGCATGTAAATCAGCCCCAGTTCTTCACTGTTTGAGAGGGAATTCATCTCCAAAGACAGCTGCTGACCAGGGAAATCTGAGGTGATTCACTGTCTGTAACTCTGCCAGCCCCACTAACACATTCACTAAGTGCAGGTTCCTATAATTATCCCATATCGGACCTCAGCTGAGACTTTGAGTCTACATGTGCCCACACTGAAAATCAATTCAAAAGCTTAGATCCTGCAAAAAAGTAAAGAGCAAATCAGAGTCCCTGCTCCAAACAATAGCAGATGTCCAAAAATATTAATACAGCAATACAGGTTTCTTACCTCTGTCTGAGTTATGCTGTTCCTGGCTGTCCATAGAGAAAAGTTGCTCACGTTCTCCTAtaatgaaatttatttattttagaaagtaGGTACTAGtcactagaaaaaaataagtatacTCTAAGAAAACTTACTCCTTTACCTCTCTCAATGAAAGACTATACTGacacagaataaaaactgaCAAGCCTAGaccaaacaaaagcaacaatCTGATTTCCAGACATCTGTGACACTGTCTTACCTGAGCCATGCACTGGACTGTTCTGAGCAACTCTTCCTCTTTCGAATTTATCTCTACCTGcacccaaacaaacagaacactTGGAGAAATGACTCAGAAATAAAGTTTCTTTGGAAACTCATTGACAGCCTCCATTCATTCCATCCCCTCCCCTatccccaaaccaaaaaaagaaaaaaaaaaaattcactgagAACATGCGACTGAATACTTGACTTGGACAAAGAACAAAGAATGAAATATAGTTTTGGGGCAAAGACAATTAGTGAAAGATAAACAGAATGGGCCTCTTGCAACAAGAAGTCAGAACACATCTAATCAAATCTAAGGTAGAGCTTAATTTATGATTCTGAGTCTTGTACTTAAATCAGCAAATCTCTTTTGCTGTTACCTGTGCACCGCTTATCCTACCAAGGTATAACAAGTTTCTTTTCTAGCATATTCAAACCTTCATTGTTTCAAGGGAAGTAACAGAATTGTTTTGATTCTATCTGATGGCCAGTTACAAGCAATTAAATGCATGCTGAAAGAGACTGGGGAATTTCCATCCTTGGAACTATTCAAAGTTTGCCTGGGTGAGGCCTtaagcaacctgatctagctTTGAAGTTAGTCGTGCTTTGAGCAGCAAGTTGGATGAAATTTCCAGAGATATCTTCCAACCTAGTTTATGATTCCATGCCAACTAAATGGAGAATGAACAGGAAAACATAAGGCCCACATACAACATATATATCTGTTTAAGTTCTGATCAGAGCCTTCCTCAAGAATATCATCAATTAGTCCTTCCCCATACTCCTCACCCTACAGCCACCCCATCCGGAAGCCAACAGGAATCTTCCATGCAGAGCATGCATAGGATGAAGAAACGTATTCCTGTTTGGAACCCTCTCAAACACAAAGAGGTGTGCACCTCTTTTTCAAACCAGAAGACAAACTGACACATTAACCCAAAAAGGTGGCAGCAGGAAATACGAAACTCCAAGATGATGGCAACACTGTTGGTGTAttgaaattgtgtgaacaatttccaTTGCATTTCCATGAGTATTGCCTTGGTATATTTGGGTGTGAACAGTAAAACTAACTGCGTACTTAAAATGGCTTCAGCCTTGAGGCTAGAACAAAAGAGGCTTTCTGCCAAAGTCAAGGAGGAGTTTTTGGCAGGTGaacaagttttctcatctcctatggACACCTGTTGTTATCCAATTAGCACTGTACaacaaagtatgttttccttatgtatccaatcTTGTGTGAACAAGAAATACACGTCTGAGTGTCATAAGCAGCATATAAGGTGTCTTTCTTCTAATAAAGTGGACATTTTGCTGATCATAATGATCTGTGAGCATCTGTCCATACCCCTCCATCAATACAACACAGGCTGACAGGAGGCACAGAAGTCCCCATTTATCAGTTGATCACACTGAGTTGTCAGATTAGACTCAGTATTCAACAGGTCGTGGTATAAGCCTGCCCTAACAATAAATCTGATCTTGAGGGCAGCTTTACGATGCGCTCAAAAAGGGCTGTCAAAAGACTCTCAGGTAGGAACAGGAGAGGCTACAAACACTTGGTAAGTAGAAACAAACAGTAAATGAAACACCCAGTCTGAAGGAGAAATATGCAAATGCAAACTGCAGTGTTTCCCAGCACTCAGAGCCCAGTGCCCAAATGCAAGGAAGTTCAGTACATCGTTTCCTTCAAATCTACTAGCCTTTGCCTAAATTGTACTTGTTTCTATTACTGTTTTTACAAAATATCCCATGGTTAGAAACTTTCATATGTTCCACAGTTCCTTAGATGAGCATAATCTTGAAGCACATAAAACTCAATTAGGAAATGCTCTACATACCTCTCATGTATAGGAATACTAGGATTCCCAGAAGtataaagagggaaaaaagcacaATAAGAAtagttctgtttcttttctgagagccgtatcctttaaaaaaaaaaaaaaaagattggttATTTATAAAGCAACAGTTCAGTAGAAACACAACCCTGAGTACGTTTTATAGcctatttgatttttaaaaagtagccTCAATAAATCAATGCACAAGAGTCAGTTAGTAGCAAAACCCTAAGCCAACTCCAGCACAGTTATGTGTTATGTACCTCAGTTCAGTGATGGCACATCACCCCTTGAAAGGCAATGGCTATTCCATTTTTTGGCATATGAAAGTCAGAGCCAGATTTCAGCCAAATGAAATTTCAGCAAACATCTTGTATTTGGTTTGTGGGGTAAGGTTTTGATGGCTTCTGTGATTAGATGCCAGAAGCTGCCCCCATGCTgcatggagccaatgccagctggctccaagatggATCTGTTGCTGGTCAAGGCAGAGCCCACCAGTGACCGTGGTAGTGTCTCTGGGATAACACATCTAAGAAAGGGGGAAAACTGCTAGACAATAGCAGCAGGGAAAGAGGACTGAGAATATGTGACAGAAACCGCCCTGCAGACATCAgggtcagtggagaaggaggggtaggaggtgctccagtcgCCAGAGTAGAGATTCCCCTGTAGCCCATGATGCCCCATAGTGAGGCTGGTTGTCCCCCTTCAGCCCTTGGAGGTCCACAGGgaagcagagatccacctgcagcccgtggaggacCCCACATTGGAATgggtggatgcctgaaggatgctgtgaccccatgggaagcccacgctggagcaggctcctcGCAGAACCTGTggccccatggagagaggagcccacactggagcatttttgctggcaggacttgtgaccctgtgggggatCCACACAGGAGCAatttgtgaagaactgtagcccttgggaaggactcacattgGAAAAGTTCAGGGAGGGCTGTCTCCTGCGAGAGGGAtgccacactggagcaggggaagagtgtgaggagttcttcccctgaggaggaaggagcagcagagacaacgTGTGATGAGCTGACTGCAACTCCCATTCCCCGTCCCCCTGCGCAGCTCAGGGTAGGAAGGTAGAGATATTGGGAGCGAAACTGAGTCTGGGAATAAGGGAGGGGTTCGGGGGAAGTGTTTTAGActtgttcttgtttttcattatcctactctgattttgattgacaataaataaaattaatttttccgaagttgagtctgttttgcctgtgacagtaatgGCTGaatgatctctccctgtccttaccTCAACCCATGAGGCTTTTGTCCTACTTTTCCCCcatcctgcagaggagggggagagacagagcagcctgaagggcacctggcagccagtcaaggtcaacccaccacatgTCTCATTTCTAACAAGTTTCTAACACAGAACTCCAGTGAAGGAAGAAGAATTCTACACCAGTAAACCACGAAAATtacttttgcacagaaatgagAAACTGTGTCAGTTAGGGACTGCTTTACACACCCTACAAAAGAGATGATTCCAAACATGTATCTaactctgtttaaaaaaagaaaaaaacacaagccTCAAGTTGAAGGCTTTCCCAAAGCAATAAGCAACAGGAGGAAAACTCTTTCTTCTAATTTTGATATCTCTCTGTGAAGGGGGAAAGAAGTACGTTCATTGATTCATGCAGATGATGCTagatgagaaattattttatctaATGCTGCTAGATAACTCACTTGAAATGACTGAACAGTTTCACTCCAATTCATGGAGAGTAGTACATAGAGCACAAGTCATCAGCATTAGTTACAGGAGACCAGAAGGTTCAAAAGAGATCTTTTAAGTTGGTCTCCTGTTATTACTCAGTCCAGTTATTGGTGGGGATCAAACTGTCAATCTCATACCTTCCATCAACCCTATACACACTTTTAGCAGACAAATCACTTCTGATGCTTTTTACTCTTTAAATCCAACTCCCCTAGAAGTCAGGAGAAATCTTACAAAGTTCATGCTGCTTCCCATCCAAGCCTCTCAGACCTGTGTTTGCAACCTGACACATTCATTACCTTCTTCATCTGAAATGCATTGAATCAAAGAGATTTCAGAGCTTCTTTCCGTTTGTGAGAATGTAATGAAACATGTAGCGTTCTTGGTAGCATCAATATTCTTTATAGGGATGGAAAATTCCCGGCTCCAATGGCTGCGTGGATCATTACTGAGCTTCCAAGTGTAATTCACAGGCCTCTGGAAATCTGATGTACAGTTTAACACAAGGGTATCACCCTTGatgctgtaatttattttaggtTCTGAAGGGGGATctaaaaggagagaaaacattGAGTTTAGTTATAAACTGCCTTGAATTTTAGCACAGTACAAGGGCTGGAGCaacaaaagcagcaggagagtgCAGAGACAAAAGTGTTCATGTAAGGtttgtgtgtgcacatgcacacatgAGCAAGAGAGAAATGTGTTTCTAAAAGGAACCTGTAAACCACCTCTTTGGGGTTCTTTGATGCCTAGTTCAAGCCTTCTCATGGCTCACTGTCAATAGGACTAATATACCCACTGGTCAAACATATTTGCCAAAGAGTGCTAGTGAAGATGAGTAAGATGGGCACAGGATGATGCCACAGATATTCAAGCACATAATGCCTGGGATAACATGGTCAGCTTGCTCAAAGGGTTTGGTTGTCTACCTGGAAGTACAGCGTGCCATCTATGCACACTAAAAGTCATTCCATGGTGAGTAATGATTGGCACACAAATTAGATGTCACCTTTGAAAATATGTTCAAAGTGCCTAAGCAACTTAACAACAGAGCCAAAGAACAGCCCCCCATTGTTTCTATTTGCTTTGTTGAGAAATAAACAATCCTCTTTCTAGattttttaaagtgaatgaAGTGGTGCACGTTCTTTATGCAGTTCTTCCTCTACTTACCTAATACCTCAAGAATGAATTCTAAACAACCATCTTTCCCAGAAGTCCGGTAGACTAACTCATATGTGCCAGCATCACTCTTCTCCAAGTTAAATATAGTCAAATTCCCATTCTCCTTAAGCACACTCCTGCCTTGGAGATGAGTTAAATATGTCGGTGGGTCTTGCCCATCCCATTCAGCCACTATATCCTTGTTTTTGTTCCAAGTAATATCCTCTAttctttgctttatttctactggaaaagtaaaattttctcCCACAATGCCAAACACATCCTCAGAGTAGATGAGCactacaagagaaaaaaaaaacaagttactTTAACAATTGTTTTATAAAATACTGCTTGACTAACACTGTATGCAGTATAAGACACATTCAAATTTAGGTTAAAATCACATCACAATGTTGCAAACTAAGGCATGTGTTAGTTTAGAATTACCCAAACACAGGCTGTCAGCACAATCATATGACAGGCACTACAAAGGGATCCAATTTCCACATTCTGGTCCCAGGTAGAATCATTGTCCTGATCTTCTTCCCTATCCTAAGACCCTCTATCCTCAGTACTTTCCTTCTGTTCACCTGAATTAGGTCTCCTACCCATGGTCTGGTGAAAAAGATGAAATTGTCACCAGTAAAATCTATTTTAGCATCTTGTTGCAGAACACCCAGACTGAAGTTCCCTATGAGTAAATAAACAAATTTTTCCAGCATGAATATTCACAGTTATTAAAAAGCACACTTCTGACATAAAATTGCTACTCAGTTCAAAGCACCTGCTCTGAAATCATGGAGGTATTAGGGATTTCCCTTGGAAATGTCACTTAAACAAGCTTATTTTACAGACAACATATGTAAAATAACATCCAAATCTCTGAGATCTAGCAGAGCTGTCAGCAAGAAATGGAGCTGTCCAGAAACCTGAACTGCTAAAAAGGTCCAGATATTCAATGTAATTAAACACATAAGAACAGAAGAGGAATAAGAGATTTTCcctaatttttattaaaaacagctacctttataagaaaaaaaatatctactgATGTAACAGACAAAATTTTGCTGTGGGGAGGGGATACTGTAAACCATTAGCATCCCTGCGTCCCTGCTTCTGTCTTCAGGAATCAACTTCCAGATAGCTCTAAAACAACCACAAGATTACTGCCACGGCAGTAATAGACAAAAACATGTTGATACCGAGTTCAAGTTACACTTGCATTAAAGACTCTATTCCAGAGACTACAGCTGGTAGCTGGTAATTTTTTACTACTAAGTTGAAGGAAGGGCATGATTAAGTTATAAATGAGGTCTCATATTAAGAGACCTTTAAATAGTAAAACTTCCCTTTAAATAGTAACTGTGCATGATGAAACAGAAATACTTCTACTCCTCAAGCCAACCAGTTGCAAGTGACAGTTACtattttgagtttgttttggttttgatttttttatttatttgttcgTCAAAGGCATCAAGTTAAGAACCCACCAATTCTTGTATCATTCCAGGCTTCCCTTGGTTCTGGTGTCATCATTGTTATGTCAATGTTACATCATTACTACTGTTCACAAATCAGTGTGGATACTACAGCTTTATCACACCAAGTCACTTCCCTTCACTGTGTACAAGTCCAGAAAACAAACTATAACCCATCTTGCTCCACATCCTATCTCCTTTCCATATGAAAGCAGACAGAAGGTCCTTTCCCATCGGCAAAGAACAGTGCTAGTCAGTGTACTGTGTCAGCAGCTCTTCTGCTTGCTGCCAGACCAGAGAATCAAGGACTTTCTCAGACAGGATACTGAAGCAATGAGAAACACTTCTGTGTGCTTGGGTAGAGAACTGCACACACAGGTCTTCTCCATGCCTTACTTTTTATGGAATATCCAATTTGTTTGCAGTTTACCCATGGAAGTACTCTTCTTTTGCCATTACAGTTGCTACTTCTTGATGTCTGCACTTACATGGAGGCCTTTTCCAGGCACAGGAAATGTAAAAGCAAACAGGGTAAGCTCTCACTCCCACATCTTTTCAACACAACCTACGTGCTTTCTTTGTCTTCTATGCTGTTCAGGCAGATTTAAACATCTCACTtgctcccactgccccagtATGAGCTTCTCTTTCCACTCATCTCAATTAACGAtttccagaaaagaaaagaacacaGGGGAGCTCCAACACTTGTGTGAAGACCACAGGAAAGTAAGATGCTGGGCAGGGTGGAACACTGTTTTGATCTGATGAAGCTTGGAGTCTTGTTAGAGACTTTTGTTTCATAAAGACAATTTCTAGGAGCATATATTTCTCAACAAGTCATCTCTCACTGCCTAAGGACCTATAGCATTCCTAGCATGGAGGAAAACTCCCTGCTCTACCCACTGCGAAATTCTACCTCTCGGTATCTTCAGCTCACAGACACA
Proteins encoded in this region:
- the CD58 gene encoding lymphocyte function-associated antigen 3 isoform X2 gives rise to the protein MGRAAMRLLAWLLCFASLLVLIYSEDVFGIVGENFTFPVEIKQRIEDITWNKNKDIVAEWDGQDPPTYLTHLQGRSVLKENGNLTIFNLEKSDAGTYELVYRTSGKDGCLEFILEVLDPPSEPKINYSIKGDTLVLNCTSDFQRPVNYTWKLSNDPRSHWSREFSIPIKNIDATKNATCFITFSQTERSSEISLIQCISDEEGYGSQKRNRTILIVLFSLFILLGILVFLYMRGIDKFERGRVAQNSPVHGSGEREQLFSMDSQEQHNSDRAIFSQPVHCENERPEADRELNKEDSALKNEQTVNNGVNKEELSATQSSTLRSKCAVDDGVTEEGSVKDHEDSAESSMEVRGEALNGGPMGMGHVGQGYYSCQMNVPDLSQIILDPSGPERQSVVRARIV
- the CD58 gene encoding lymphocyte function-associated antigen 3 isoform X5 → MGRAAMRLLAWLLCFASLLVLIYSEDVFGIVGENFTFPVEIKQRIEDITWNKNKDIVAEWDGQDPPTYLTHLQGRSVLKENGNLTIFNLEKSDAGTYELVYRTSGKDGCLEFILEVLDPPSEPKINYSIKGDTLVLNCTSDFQRPVNYTWKLSNDPRSHWSREFSIPIKNIDATKNATCFITFSQTERSSEISLIQCISDEEGYGSQKRNRTILIVLFSLFILLGILVFLYMRGRDKFERGRVAQNSPVHGSGEREQLFSMDSQEQHNSDRAIFSQPVHCENERPEADRELNKEDSALKNEQTVNNGVNKEELSATQSSTLRSKCAVDDGVTEEELTQVAEGGNEEHLNDSPN
- the CD58 gene encoding lymphocyte function-associated antigen 3 isoform X3: MGRAAMRLLAWLLCFASLLVLIYSEDVFGIVGENFTFPVEIKQRIEDITWNKNKDIVAEWDGQDPPTYLTHLQGRSVLKENGNLTIFNLEKSDAGTYELVYRTSGKDGCLEFILEVLDPPSEPKINYSIKGDTLVLNCTSDFQRPVNYTWKLSNDPRSHWSREFSIPIKNIDATKNATCFITFSQTERSSEISLIQCISDEEGYGSQKRNRTILIVLFSLFILLGILVFLYMRGRDKFERGRVAQNSPVHGSGEREQLFSMDSQEQHNSDRDRELNKEDSALKNEQTVNNGVNKEELSATQSSTLRSKCAVDDGVTEEGSVKDHEDSAESSMEVRGEALNGGPMGMGHVGQGYYSCQMNVPDLSQIILDPSGPERQSVVRARIV
- the CD58 gene encoding lymphocyte function-associated antigen 3 isoform X4; amino-acid sequence: MGRAAMRLLAWLLCFASLLVLIYSEDVFGIVGENFTFPVEIKQRIEDITWNKNKDIVAEWDGQDPPTYLTHLQGRSVLKENGNLTIFNLEKSDAGTYELVYRTSGKDGCLEFILEVLDPPSEPKINYSIKGDTLVLNCTSDFQRPVNYTWKLSNDPRSHWSREFSIPIKNIDATKNATCFITFSQTERSSEISLIQCISDEEGYGSQKRNRTILIVLFSLFILLGILVFLYMRGRDKFERGRVAQNSPVHGSGEREQLFSMDSQEQHNSDRELSATQSSTLRSKCAVDDGVTEEGSVKDHEDSAESSMEVRGEALNGGPMGMGHVGQGYYSCQMNVPDLSQIILDPSGPERQSVVRARIV
- the CD58 gene encoding lymphocyte function-associated antigen 3 isoform X1; this translates as MGRAAMRLLAWLLCFASLLVLIYSEDVFGIVGENFTFPVEIKQRIEDITWNKNKDIVAEWDGQDPPTYLTHLQGRSVLKENGNLTIFNLEKSDAGTYELVYRTSGKDGCLEFILEVLDPPSEPKINYSIKGDTLVLNCTSDFQRPVNYTWKLSNDPRSHWSREFSIPIKNIDATKNATCFITFSQTERSSEISLIQCISDEEGYGSQKRNRTILIVLFSLFILLGILVFLYMRGRDKFERGRVAQNSPVHGSGEREQLFSMDSQEQHNSDRAIFSQPVHCENERPEADRELNKEDSALKNEQTVNNGVNKEELSATQSSTLRSKCAVDDGVTEEGSVKDHEDSAESSMEVRGEALNGGPMGMGHVGQGYYSCQMNVPDLSQIILDPSGPERQSVVRARIV